The DNA region AtaccaaatcttttctttcttgaagGATAGGGTTTGGAAAAAGTTGCAAGGTTAGAAATGGACAATGTTGTCCAAGGCGAGGAAGGAAGTACTTATCAAGGCAATTGCCCAAGCCATCCCTACTTATGCCATGGGAGTATTTCAACTACCGGTAAGGTTGTGTGATGAACAAAACTCTTTGTGTgctaaattttggtggggtcaagtTGGCAATGACAAGAAAATTCATTGGAAGAGTTGGGATAACTTAACTCAACCAAAGAAGGAAGGGGAATGGGTTTTAGAGATTTGAGGTATTTTAATTTGGCCATGCTAGCCAAGCAAGGTTGGAGGCTGTTGAAAAATCAAGAGTATCTACTAGTTAAATGCTTCAAAGCTAGATATTACCCTCGGTGCAATTTTCTACATGCGAATGACTCACCTAACAGCTCTTTTGTTTGGAAGAGCATGATGGCTGCCTTGCCAATTTTGAGGAGTGGGTGCTGCTGGAGAGTAGGTAATGGTGAGTCCATTGATGTCAAAAAAGATAAATGGATCCCACATTATCCTTCAAATACAATATTGCATCCGGTGAGTGATATGGAGGAGGGTTGGAAAGTGTCAGATCTTATTGAATGGGACCTTCACGGGTGGAGGAGAGATATATTGATAGCTAAGTTTAACAGGGATGAAGTTGAAGCTGTCTGTAGAATTCCCCTGAGTCGACGGGTTGTGGAGGACAATATGGTGTGGCTGCATAATAAGAAAGGAGAGTACACATATCGGTCTATGTATCATTTAGCGAGACAGGTGATAAGGACTGCCTCTCAGGTTGAAGTATCAAATAGAAGTGGCTGGCAGAACCGTAGAAGGAGTGGAGTGCATTATGGAAGTTAAagatacctaaaaaaaattaaaatctttggCTAGCGAGCTTGCCATGACATACTTCTAACCCGGGTGAATCTTGCAAAGCGCAAAATCATTATAAATACTTTGTGCCACTGCTGTAAGAGTGTTCCCGAGGATGGGATAACTTAACTCAACCAAAGAAGGAAGGGGGAATGGGTTTAAGAGATTTGAGGTATTTAAATTTGGCCATGCTAGCCAAGCAAGGTTGGAGGCTGCTGAAAAATCAAGAGTCTTTACTAGTTAAATGCTTCAAAGCTAGATATTTCCCTCGATGCAATTTTCTACATGCGAATGACTCACCTAACAACTCTTTTGTTTGGAAGAGCATGATGGCTGCCTTGCCAATTTTGAGGAGTGGGTGCTGCTGGAGAGTAGATAATGGTGAGTCCATTAACGtcaaaaaaagataaatggATCCCACATTATCCTTCAAATACAATATTACATCCGGTGAGTGATATGAAGGAGGGTTGGAAAGTGTCAGATCTTATTGATTGGGACCTTCACAGGTGGAGGAGAGATATATTGATGGCCAAGTTTAACAGGGATGAAGTTGAAGCTGTTTGTAGAATTCCCCTGAGTCGACGGGTTGTGGAGGACAATATGGTGTGGCTGCATAATAAGAAAGGAGAGTATACATATCGGTCTATGTATCATTTAGCGAGACAGGTGATAAGGACTGCCTCTCGGGCTGAAGTATCGAATAGAAATGGCTGGCAGAATCGTAGAAGGAGTGGAGTGCATTATGGAAGTTAAAGATACctgaaaaatttaaaatctttgGCTAGCGAGCTTGCCATGACATACTTCCAACCCGGGTGAATCTTGCAAAGCGCAAAATCATTACAGATACTTTGTGCCACTGTTGTAAGAGTGTTCCAGAGGATGGGATAACTTAACTCAACCAAAGAAGGAAGGGGGAAACCCGGGGGAATGGGTTTTAGAGATTTGAGGTATTTTAATTTGGCCATGCTAGCCAAGCAAGGTTAGAGGTTGTTGAAAAATCAAGAGTCTCTACTAGTTAAATGCTTCAAAGCTAGATATTTCCCTCGGTGCAATTTTCTACATGCGAATGACTCACCTAACAGCTCTTTTGTTTGGAAGAGCATGATGGCTGCCTTGCTAATTTTGAGGAGTGGGTGTTGCTGGAGAGTAGGTAATGGTGAGTCCATTGATGTCAAAAAAGATAAATGGATCCCACATTATCCTTCAAATACAATATTACATCCGGTGAATGATATGGAGGAGGGTTGGAAAGTGTCAAATCTTATTGATTAGGACCTTCACAGGTGGAAGAGAGATATATTGATGGCCAAGTTTAATAGGGATGAAGCTGAAGTTGTCTGTAGAATTCCCCTGAGTCGATGGGTTGTGGAGGACAATATGGTGTGGCTGCATAATAAGAAAGTAGAGTATACATATCAGTCTATGTATCATTTAGCGAGACAGGTGATAAGGACTGCCTTTCGGGCTGAAGTACCGAATAGAAATGGCTGGCAGAACCGCAGAAGGAGTGGAGTGCATTATGGAAGTTAAAGATAcctgaaaaaattaaaatctatgGCTAGCGAGCTTGCCATGACATACTTCCAACCTGGGTGAATCTTGCAAAGCGCAAAATCATTACAGATACTTTGTGCCACTACTATAAGAGTGTTCCCAAGGATGCTCTACATGTCATATGGGGGTGTGGTGCAGCCTAAGATGTTTGGGCAGGGAGTCTCATGGTGCTACAGAAATTTCAGACTAACCATTTTGATTTTGGTGGACAGATTATCGACAGCTGAGATGAAACTATTCCttgttcaagcttggcttatATGGACTCAAAGAAATGTGGTGGTACATGGAGGACAAATGAAGAACCCGAGGTGGTTGACAAATCGTGCAGCGGAATTGCTAGAGGACTACAAGAAAGCTCAAACAAATTTGGTGATTTCAAGTGCAGCACCAGACAACAACTGTTGGAAGCTTCCTCCACAAGATGTttacaagttgaattttgaTGCAGCAGTATTCTCGAACCTGAATTGCTCTGGGGTAGGTGCGATTATTAGAAACTTTGCTGGTGAGGTGATGGTTGGGATGGCAGCAAAGGGAGAATTTGTGCACAATAGTGATGATGCAGAAGCTTTGGCATGCCGAAAAGCCTTGGAATTTGCTATAGAGGCTAGATTCTCAGATCTAGTGATTGAGGGTGATAACTCAAATGTGATGAGAGCAATATTGACTACTGTACTAAATAATTCTTTCTTAGGCCATATTATGGATGATATTAGACATTTTATTTTGGGGAGGCAATTTGTTGGTTTTAGTTGTGTAAGAAGAAACATGGTGACTCATTCTTTAGCTAGATTTGCTAGGGACATTGTGGAAGATTTGTATTGGATAAAAGATGAGCCCCACCTGCTGTAGATGCTTTGCATCATGACCGTTTACATATGAATGCATGAGTAATGGttttgtccttaaaaaaaaaaaaaaaaaatcctttaaacCCAAAAATTGAGCCTATGGCCCATAATTTTCTTCACTTCataatttataagaaatataattgGAGATTTAATTGGCCATTGAAATTATTGATCCAACAATTTCTACAATTACATCCACCTTTTCAATTTCCATATTAGTCTTTCTCTACTTCTGTTTTCCCCCTAAATGTTAAGATTTTTGGATTGTTCTTAAATATTAAATTGGCGCTACGACTTGGAATAAAGGTTATCATTCCTCAAATAGTTCAAATTCCATATTAGTATTTcactacttcttcttctttttatttttttattattttttttataccttaatagtaaaaatgttctttttattttattataggaattagattgttcttaattattgaattggtGCTTCCACTTGGAATAAAGGTTATATTCCTCAAATAGTTCAATCTCATACAAGTTCAACTTTGATGAAGCTATCtttgaagatgaaaatattGTCGATTTGGGAGAGATAATCCGTGATGAAAATGGATTAATTATGGATGCTTTATCACATTTAATTCCACCGCCTATCTCGGTAGAGATGGTGGAAGTGTTGACAAGACGACAATCTATCTGGTTTGTAAGAGAATTGGGTTTTGAGAAGGTGATTGGTAAAGGTGATTCAGAATTGGTCATTAGGGCTATTGTTAAAGATAATATGTCCTCCTTCGGCTAGGGCTACATCCTCCACGACATCAAGTTCATATCTTCTTGTTTTCTTGAAACTAGTTTTTGTCATGTTAAGAGAATGAGTAATTGTGTTGCTCATATACTAGCTAGATGAGTTAGAGAGTCTCTGCCTTATCAAgtttggatggaggatgttcttTTAGACATTTTAGGTGTGTAAAACCATGACTTACgtttgatttaaaaatatttacccTAAGGGGTgggttttccaaaaaaaaaaaggttcaattTTGTACAAAATCATTTCAACTCATAATATATATctcaaaatgagaaaaaattaatgatatatTACTAATGTAGATAGCCCATTTCGTTTGGACCTATACCCAAGCTTCCCAGTACTAACCCTAAAAGTGGCCCAATACAgtccaagcccaagcccaactATGAACAGAAACCAAGCTTAAAGCCCAAAAGCTCATTTTTGACCTAATTTGGCCAAGGGTTACAAAAGGTGCATACGTCGGGTATATGACACGTACGTGCCCTATCTATGGCGCACGCATCTTTTGGATAGGAAGATTAAACTCACTCAATTTCATTTTGATGAGATTCTAGGGCAACCAGCCTGATCAACTGGCTGCCTAAATGTTCCATCAGACCCTAGACCCTTATTTACCCTATAAATATCCTCATTTTCATCAATCAAAAGGTCAAAAACTTTTGACTTTCAGAAACTCTGTTGAAATATCTCCTGAAACATAAATGTAAGAGTTTTCTAGGCTAGAAGGGTAGAAAAGGGTGAGGACTAGATTGATCTTTAGCCATCTTTGGTTAGAAGATAATCTCTTGCTCATTCACATTCAAACTTGTAGTTGGTTCAAGCTTGCTAGCACACTTTTTAGGGTACTTTTGCTACCGTTATCAAATCATTCGACTCATCCTCCCACATACACAACTATGGTAGTTGATTTTAGCTAAAGGGCTGGACAAAATAACATCAATATAAGTGCTATGACAAGGAAATGTGGATCTTTTCCATGATCCACACTCTCCTCCTCGATTATTGTCTTCTTtatgttctttgttttttttgttttttttttttttgctttaattcgTTATTTACTGTATAATAAATCTGTCTTGTGCcttttgtttgtgttgtttcttttcttttgctgaaaaaaatgttagaacCCTAATTTTTCTCATGGAGTACGTGTCTCGTAAGATGTGTACGCATCCATACACATTCGTACACCTACTTTGAATGGCTAATTGACAATAAAAATgtcacacacactcacacacacacacacacacacaaggaagTTTTGTCAAAATCTTTGGTTAGACTATTACACTTTTACTCATGAGACACCCCAAAAATCCATTAATCGATAATGTGGCTGATGAAATTTAGAACCCTTGGATTAGGAGTTAAGACACATCTTTTAAGTCCATTGAATCCACAACTTGagtttactatatatatttttaacctaaaaagaaaatgtaatacGATGATAaacttattaaattattaattcaattataagttataaataatataatattaacaaaaagtTCTGCATGGTATTATTACCTGAATTTAATTCATACTTGTAATACAAAcaatactataatttttttattagaatcaTAGCTATTCACATATAATTATGTATGCTTAtgattaaattctttttatcttGGATTTGATTCTTTATTAGGCCGATTCCACCCACACGTCAATTCCATCCAATTGTAATTGAATCTTGATTGGGTCAAAGTTCTAATAGATTTTTATCTTTGCTTTATCTATTGACAATCTTACGTTTTGTTCTTTGGCAAAACCATTTCACCTATTAAGAATGCTTAAAATAGAAAACGAATTTGATTGGGCGTGCAAGTTTTccttaaaattgattaattataatattttatgagttTCCAAAGAATGTGTTtctgaaaaatttaaaattgtaggtTGGTTTTGATAaacttaactagtaaagtctaTTTTTGTCGaataaagagaaattattaTGGTTTTTGCCTATactaaaaaccaattgatgcattggtttaataataaagaaaaattattatggAATAGACACCAAATATTGGAattctattatatttataaaaaattaaaaataatataatacaagtattattattattattttctcaaattcatcttcaaatgtatttttcaaccatgcattaattaaaaaattaaagagactTTTCCcgtaatataaaataatattttacacaCCTAAACCAGATCCAAACCTACAATTGAATTCACAAGTAATATactaaatttttaacatttatttttcaacaattaaGGTGGTAAGTTTTAACTAGTTTTCATCTAAGCCTAttaatgatatcattttttACCTGTGACAAAAGATGAATTTTTTGTCTCTAgagttatttatatattgatttgtttttaGTATAATGCCATTTATCACAACTTTCTAAAATATTTGATCATAAATGGAGGATAATTCTTTCCCGTAATCCCATTTTCAAATCAACACAAAAGTTTCTTTGATTGAAATTGTGGTATACTTTTGtgttagaatttatttttctttcattgtgTGCGTTGTTtctccgaaaaaaaaaaaaaaaaaaaaaaaaaaaacttttactcGTTGAATTCACACTACACTCAGCTAGAAAATGCCATATGGGCTGGAGCTCATTGCCACAAACCGAGGGCTACTTCTTACTTAGTTTCTAGTCTCAAACTATCAATTTTCTTGAATGCGCACATAGGACAAGAGCTTTGAAATCTTGTTAGTTGTGACTAATTTCAAAGAATTCGGCTACACCTTCATTGATCAGTTTCAGACAGCAGACAGAACATTGATGAGGTGGGGCAGAGTTTAATgctatttatttttctgaaatAACATTATTTCCATTGTGTATCAGCTtttctttcattcatttcttctcaaaaaagaaaaaagaaaaagaaaaaagaagcttttctttcattattatggtggtttaattttctttccaacATGTATTTTGGGTCTCTACGTAGGGTAATGTCAAATAAATATGGACCAAAGTAGGCCCGCTTGAGTGGGAGTGGGAGACTTTAGATCACATATTTGGGGGCATGGACATGTGAAACTGAGAATCGAAAGCTGATCTTTGGTGGACCGACATAATTTATGAAATGTTAGAGATAATGTGACATCGATAGCAGTCACTTTAGCAAATTCAGTGTCATTTTCTTTATCATTAACCACAAAGTTTATAATTATTGGGTTTAAGAAGTTTAAGGATATTTAGAATTAGACAAATGTTTAACTATATGCATGCTCAAGAATCATaatgccttttgtttttttgagctAACAGGAAACCTTAAGATAATGGCTCTTGATATTGTATTGAGGACGAAAGATTAAAATCCCACATTCATTGgataattgaaaattgtttcCCATTGTGAGTTCATAGGATTAATGAATCTCCcatatattaaaaggaaaaaatcaaaCTCAATAGAGACGAGGTAATATATAgtgtaataaataaaaaaagtgcagcaaaaagagaaacaaaaataacattcaAAGGCCATTTCGAGGCTTGTTGAACAAAGTATGCAACATTTGGAACTCATAATATGTTAACATAATGTGCACATACTCCGCAGCTGAAAGTGGCAGTGGTCCAAGGACGTCTCTGTCAATCAATtatgtgttttcttttcttcctatCTCGGAGATTAcaacctaaaaacaaaaaactttttctGTGATTTACGTCAAAAAAATCCACGCTAATGAGTGTAGGGTGACCTCCATaaatattggttttttttttttggtaaattaaaaatataggtAAGTATatcaaagaaaattaatttcttcGTTTATATTTGCTAATTTGCTTTAGTTGTCTTTGCTCAAAGAAAATACAAATTCTCTGTATCATTTTAGTGGATAAAAaagatttgttttattttcttcttatttcaGAGATTACACTAATAAATTTCTcaataggaaaagaaataaggaaattataattaaaactttttatttattaatctatcaaataagtaaataaaagagATGGATGGATGCCAAATATTTAGACTTAGTTACCTTATTGGTCTTTAAAGTTTAGCTCATGAGTAATTTTAGTTCATAAAGTTTGATTACTTTCACTCTTTTAGATaatgtgttcaaattaaaaattgccacatcatcaCCCCGTTAGTAATATTAGAAATTAAACacaatcaatttaaattttgtaaacatcATATCGATTGATTTTGTCTATTTTTCTATCTTTGAAGTTCTTTTTAAGGTTTAGGAAGCAAACTCTCCATCATAGTAACCTTAGCCGTCTAAGCTACTAACGTTACTCTCCACTTTATAGCTAGAGTGTTTTCATCTAATGCAAAACAAGTACTTGTATATGtgtatgttaagttttttgttgaaaatgtgCTAAACTATATTTGTACTTtcaaaatgtgagaaaatgtgaagttttaaaaaatagtacaCAAATGCTAAAAGCTGAGAGCTAACTAAATAAGTTGGACACAAGAGACTAGTATTCTCTCTTCTTCGAGTCTAACTTTGAGATGGTTGGGTTCCTAGGTTAGTGAATTCAAAACATGAAGGAAGAACTTAACTGAGGAAATCATAATCAATGATGGGGAAACAAGGTCGGTTGAACAATGGATGCAATTGATGCAATTGCCTAAGACccccaaataaaagaaatcccctacttgtaaatatatatatatatatataatatttatctatatattttaattacaaaaataaaaatatttaatcctttaattggtcaataaaatgcattaaaaagacCACATTTTATCCTTAATTGCAAAatattaaaagggaaaaaaacaatGCACAGTTTACTCACTGTCACACTCCACAGTGACAATGCACACTACACACAACTTGATAGAATGATAGCATGATAGTACTCAATTGTTgagtatataatattttataatctaaaaaagttgaaaaaaaattcataactaCTGCCCAAATGGAAGAGATCTTTGCCTATAGCTATTAGCTAGCCCTTACCCATACAGCTACATTGCCTACACATTCACTAACCCAGTAACCCATCCACACGGGCCACACCCACACCCAATGTATACGCactcaaattaatatatatattatgcaaGTTTTTACTTTAtggattattataaattatcac from Castanea sativa cultivar Marrone di Chiusa Pesio chromosome 6, ASM4071231v1 includes:
- the LOC142639868 gene encoding uncharacterized protein LOC142639868, which encodes MVSPLTSKKDKWIPHYPSNTILHPVSDMKEGWKVSDLIDWDLHRWRRDILMAKFNRDEVEAVCRIPLSRRVVEDNMVWLHNKKGEYTYRSMYHLARQILCATTIRVFPRMLYMSYGGVVQPKMFGQGVSWCYRNFRLTILILVDRLSTAEMKLFLVQAWLIWTQRNVVVHGGQMKNPRWLTNRAAELLEDYKKAQTNLVISSAAPDNNCWKLPPQDVYKLNFDAAVFSNLNCSGVGAIIRNFAGEVMVGMAAKGEFVHNSDDAEALACRKALEFAIEARFSDLVIEGDNSNVMRAILTTVLNNSFLGHIMDDIRHFILGRQFVGFSCVRRNMVTHSLARFARDIVEDLYWIKDEPHLLLYSSNSSISYKFNFDEAIFEDENIVDLGEIIRDENGLIMDALSHLIPPPISVEMVEVLTRRQSIWFVRELGFEKVIGKGDSELVIRAIVKDNMSSFG